A window of the Trichoderma asperellum chromosome 4, complete sequence genome harbors these coding sequences:
- a CDS encoding uncharacterized protein (EggNog:ENOG41~SECRETED:SignalP(1-17)) gives MRSSAIFVAIAATAVSAQTVPTYKSSLNMTIDPNSVPQQQRAVWCQGQTNTCQVLCDNNTDLNDCNQAQLTFDCTCAANNSAPGLQYYTQTLPTFICQQLFSNCIQANAGNADGQDQCKSNIQKLCATHNPPTIAEISSLADASTAATTAATTSAASHAATTSADKTASSSAQSTTSKALAAATMGPVGAGAFAMAAAGLAAYAL, from the exons ATGCGATCCTctgccatcttcgtcgccatTGCCGCTACTGCGGTGTCGGCTCAGACTGTTCCGACCTACAAGAGCTCTCTGAACATGACCATTGACCCTAACTCTGttccccagcagcagcgag CTGTTTGGTGCCAGGGCCAGACCAACACTTGCCAGGTCCTTTGCGACAACAACACTGACCTGAACGACTGCAACCAG GCTCAACTCACCTTCGACTGCACATGCGCTGCCAACAACTCGGCTCCTGGTCTCCAGTATTACACCCAGACTCTGCCCACCTTCATCTGCCAGCAGCTCTTCTCCAACTGCATCCAAGCCAACGCTGGCAACGCAGATGGCCAGGACCAGTGCAAGAGCAACATCCAGAAGCTTTGCGCCACCCACAACCCTCCCACCATTGCCGAGATTAGCAGCTTGGCCGATGCTTCCACTGCTGCCAcaaccgccgccaccacctctgctgccagccatgccgccaccacctctgCCGACAAGACTGCTAGCAGCTCTGCCCAGTCGACAACCTCCAAAGCCCTTGCCGCTGCTACCATGGGCCCTGTTGGAGCCGGTGCCTttgccatggccgccgcTGGTCTCGCCGCTTATGCCCTCTAG
- the CYS3 gene encoding cystathionine gamma-lyase cys3, which produces MTQSLRHILLQTRNQRIFFSDKIKQTLHKKKTAPPKSFSATGSASNITTPNSCLFSHPFHNQTATMSPPVTSDPVTTPVRPPTPVHAFGTLAVHAGSPIDPSTGAVIEAISLSTTFAQSAVGKPVGIYEYSRSSNPNRDNFETAVAALEHARYALAFSSGSATTAIILQSLAAGSHVISVSDVYGGTHRYFTQVAKAHGVKVTFTPEIEVDIAEHITPETRLIWIETPSNPTLRLVDIRAVVTAAHKHGVLVVVDNTFMSPYVQNPLELGADIVVHSVTKYINGHSDVVMGVAAFNSDNLKTRLSFLQNAIGAVPSAFDSWLAHRGLKTLHLRAREATKNATTVAHALEASPHVIAVNYPGLDSHPHRAIALKQHRDGMGGGMLSFRIRGGHAAAERFCQVTKIFTLAESLGGVESLCEVPSSMTHAGIPRDQREAVGVFDDLVRLSCGVEDAEDLKNDVLQALELAVSFTKGANGTNGI; this is translated from the coding sequence ATGACACAATCGCTCCGACACATCCTTTTGCAAACACGAAATCAACGGATCTTTTTTTCCGATAAGATAAAGCAGACCctgcataaaaaaaaaactgcccCTCCAAAAAGCTTCAGCGCAACGGGATCTGCCTCGAACATCACGACCCCAAattcttgtctcttttcccaCCCTTTTCACAACCAGACTGCAACAATGTCTCCTCCCGTGACTTCTGACCCCGTCACCACGCCCGTGCGGCCCCCGACCCCCGTCCACGCCTTCGGCACTCTTGCCGTCCACGCTGGCTCCCCCATCGACCCTTCTACCGGCGCCGTCATTGAGGCCATTTCTCTGTCCACAACCTTTGCCCAGTCGGCCGTCGGCAAGCCCGTGGGCATCTACGAGTACTCGCGCTCCTCCAACCCCAACCGAGACAACTTCGAGACTGCCGTCGCGGCCCTCGAGCACGCTCGCTACGCCCTGGCCTTCTCCTCCGGCAGCGCCACCACTGCCATCATCCTGCAGAGCTTGGCCGCCGGCAGCCATGTCATCTCCGTCTCGGACGTCTACGGCGGCACCCACCGCTACTTCACCCAGGTCGCAAAGGCCCACGGCGTCAAGGTCACCTTCACGCCCGAGATTGAGGTCGACATTGCCGAGCACATCACCCCCGAGACGCGGTTGATCTGGATCGAGACTCCCAGCAACCCCACCCTCCGTCTGGTCGACATCCGCGCCGTCGTCACCGCTGCCCACAAGCACGGCGTCCTCGTTGTTGTCGACAACACTTTCATGTCCCCTTACGTCCAGAACccccttgagcttggcgcCGACATTGTCGTCCACTCAGTCACCAAGTACATCAACGGCCACAGCGATGTCGTCATGGGCGTTGCCGCTTTCAACAGCGACAACCTCAAGACCCGTCTGAGCTTCCTCCAGAACGCCATTGGTGCCGTCCCCTCCGCCTTTGACTCGTGGCTGGCTCACCGTGGTCTCAAGACTCTGCACCTCCGTGCTCGCGAGGCCACCAAGAACGCTACCACCGTTGCCCACGCTCTCGAGGCTTCTCCTCACGTCATTGCCGTCAACTACCCCGGCCTTGACTCCCACCCTCACCGTGCCATTGCCCTCAAGCAGCACCGTGACGGCATGGGCGGTGGTATGCTGTCCTTCCGCATCCGCGGTGGCCACGCTGCTGCCGAGCGATTCTGCCAGGTCACCAAGATCTTCACCCTCGCCGAGTCTCTGGGAGGAGTTGAGAGTTTGTGCGAGGTCCCCAGCAGCATGACCCACGCCGGTATCCCCCGTGACCAGCGTGAGGCTGTCGGTGTCTTTGACGATCTCGTCAGACTGAGCTGCGGTGTTGAGGATGCTGAGGACCTGAAGAACGACGTTCTCCAGGCCTTGGAGCTTGCCGTCTCTTTCACCAAGGGCGCCAACGGTACCAACGGCATCTAA